One Bdellovibrio bacteriovorus str. Tiberius DNA segment encodes these proteins:
- a CDS encoding ketoacyl-ACP synthase III, whose translation MMTTTRKATIAGTGMYAPERVITNQYFNDLYKKDIGTFLAENRNIKERRWMTEDQRTSDLILPAAEQAMKTAGITAKDLDLIIVSTDTPDYLSPSTASVVAYRLGAVNAGTYDINTACAGFVVGCDIASKYIFADSKYKNVLVVGAYAMSKYLNFDDYKIASLFADGAGAVILQPSKDNSGFIDSQMYTDGQYHDYMGIYAGGTAQPVTHQVVENKGHLLTFPKRIPPETNGIHWPRLTNILLDRIQKKPSDIKHFFITQFNVQSIYETLDKLELPRDRAHYVMDRFGYTGSASIGMAVADAANQKKMKKGDLVFMLGSGGGMSMAALALEWGYDT comes from the coding sequence ATGATGACAACGACAAGAAAAGCGACAATTGCAGGGACCGGGATGTACGCGCCTGAGCGTGTGATCACCAATCAATATTTCAATGATCTTTACAAAAAAGACATCGGAACCTTCCTAGCGGAAAACCGCAACATCAAGGAACGCCGCTGGATGACTGAAGATCAGCGCACGTCTGATTTGATTCTGCCCGCTGCCGAACAGGCAATGAAAACCGCCGGCATCACGGCGAAAGATCTGGATCTTATTATTGTCTCTACCGACACACCCGATTATCTTTCCCCGTCCACCGCCTCGGTGGTGGCTTACCGCCTGGGTGCAGTGAATGCAGGAACTTATGACATCAACACCGCGTGCGCGGGTTTTGTTGTGGGTTGTGATATCGCTTCCAAATATATTTTCGCTGACAGCAAATACAAAAATGTTCTGGTGGTGGGCGCCTATGCGATGTCCAAGTATCTGAACTTTGATGATTACAAAATTGCCTCCCTGTTCGCCGATGGCGCGGGTGCGGTGATTCTGCAGCCATCCAAAGACAATTCAGGATTCATCGACAGTCAGATGTACACCGATGGTCAGTATCATGACTATATGGGCATCTATGCCGGAGGCACCGCCCAGCCGGTCACCCACCAGGTTGTAGAAAACAAAGGTCACCTGCTGACCTTCCCTAAACGCATTCCCCCTGAAACCAACGGCATTCACTGGCCGCGTCTGACTAATATTTTGTTGGATCGCATCCAGAAGAAGCCTTCTGATATCAAGCACTTCTTCATCACCCAGTTCAACGTGCAAAGCATTTACGAAACGCTGGATAAATTGGAGCTGCCGCGGGATCGCGCTCACTACGTGATGGACCGCTTTGGTTATACCGGCTCTGCCAGCATCGGCATGGCGGTGGCGGATGCAGCCAACCAGAAAAAAATGAAAAAAGGCGACTTGGTCTTTATGTTGGGCTCTGGCGGTGGTATGAGCATGGCTGCACTGGCTCTGGAATGGGGATACGACACTTAA
- a CDS encoding acyl-CoA synthetase, giving the protein MMELDWLKRWKLYSPKNIAIKDGDTGRELSYAEFFDLANAGAHVLHEKFGICKGDRVAVLATNELEYVFLFFALQRLGAIMVPVNFRLTQREVNHIITDSSPKLVLFQETYRDIVENLPGTRHYLMQGPDSFAADLLSPPAQGEVPFVPKENDPAMILYTSGTTGSPKGAILTYKMIFWNSINTTLRLNISQTDCTVIFLPFFHTGGWNVLTTPFIHRGAKVVFLKKFDAEQILSLSEKEKATLLFGVPTTMEMMARSPRFTDTNLENIRYAIVGGEPMPLELIKTWDQKGVPVRQGYGLTEFGPNVFSLNEEDALRKIGSIGFPNFYTEAKVVDPEGRELGANQVGELLLRGPMIMQGYWHNEKATQDTIKEGWLYTGDLVRRDEEGYYYVVGRKKDMFISGGENVYPPEVEQILRTHPGVLEAAVIGVPDDKWGEVGKAFVVRSSNDLTPETLHQHCVQNLAKFKIPKHFVFLPSLPKGDSGKILKRVLAETVNQSI; this is encoded by the coding sequence ATGATGGAACTGGATTGGCTGAAACGCTGGAAGCTTTATTCACCGAAAAATATCGCCATTAAAGATGGCGATACGGGCCGTGAATTGTCCTATGCTGAATTTTTTGATCTGGCCAATGCCGGAGCACACGTGCTGCACGAAAAATTTGGCATCTGCAAAGGCGATCGCGTGGCGGTTCTGGCCACCAACGAGCTGGAATATGTGTTCCTGTTCTTTGCCTTGCAACGCCTGGGTGCCATCATGGTTCCAGTCAACTTCCGACTGACCCAGCGAGAGGTCAACCACATCATCACCGACTCTTCCCCAAAGCTGGTTCTGTTCCAGGAAACGTATCGCGACATCGTCGAAAACCTTCCCGGCACCAGACACTATCTAATGCAGGGACCAGACAGCTTCGCTGCGGACCTGCTAAGCCCGCCAGCACAGGGGGAAGTTCCTTTTGTGCCCAAGGAAAATGACCCGGCGATGATCCTTTACACGTCAGGCACAACTGGTTCCCCGAAAGGCGCCATCCTGACTTACAAAATGATCTTCTGGAACTCGATCAACACAACCTTGCGATTAAATATCTCGCAAACCGACTGCACGGTGATCTTTTTGCCGTTCTTCCACACCGGTGGCTGGAATGTTTTGACGACGCCGTTCATTCATCGTGGTGCCAAAGTCGTGTTCTTGAAAAAATTCGACGCTGAACAGATTTTGTCTTTAAGTGAAAAAGAAAAAGCGACATTGCTGTTTGGCGTTCCGACCACCATGGAAATGATGGCAAGATCCCCGCGCTTCACCGACACCAACTTAGAAAACATCCGCTATGCCATTGTCGGCGGCGAACCCATGCCTTTGGAGCTGATCAAGACCTGGGATCAAAAAGGCGTTCCGGTGCGCCAGGGTTACGGCCTGACCGAGTTTGGCCCGAATGTGTTTTCTTTGAATGAAGAAGACGCCCTTCGCAAAATCGGCTCTATCGGTTTTCCTAATTTCTATACTGAAGCCAAAGTTGTCGACCCCGAAGGCCGCGAACTGGGAGCGAATCAGGTGGGCGAATTGTTATTGCGCGGTCCGATGATCATGCAGGGCTACTGGCACAACGAAAAGGCCACGCAAGACACCATCAAGGAAGGCTGGCTATACACCGGTGATCTGGTCCGTCGCGATGAAGAAGGATATTACTACGTCGTTGGCCGCAAAAAAGACATGTTCATTTCCGGCGGCGAAAATGTTTATCCTCCAGAGGTTGAGCAGATACTGCGCACCCACCCAGGGGTTCTGGAAGCCGCCGTCATTGGCGTTCCGGACGACAAATGGGGCGAGGTTGGAAAGGCCTTTGTGGTTCGCAGCAGCAATGACCTGACGCCGGAAACCCTGCACCAGCACTGCGTTCAGAACCTTGCTAAATTCAAAATTCCCAAGCATTTCGTGTTTTTGCCAAGCCTTCCCAAAGGCGACAGTGGCAAGATCCTGAAACGCGTCCTTGCGGAAACGGTGAATCAAAGTATCTAG